In Phragmites australis chromosome 24, lpPhrAust1.1, whole genome shotgun sequence, the following are encoded in one genomic region:
- the LOC133907973 gene encoding uncharacterized protein LOC133907973, whose product NSLQARTRSNFTTIYKVSDAKAPDPSRIYINRITEEPTCRRSGREAMAAAALLKSLRSEAVSSGPRLRHLPSLRRTFSLYDQINLIDSVPEDQLRFQTYDDTGFKINNIKYEGSLLIVENRIMTWAPKTFAEITAESLSIFKVVHPIAEILILGCGRHIQPVSPELRKFIRSTGMKLEAVDSRNAVSTYNILNEEGRPVAAAVLPHGVTC is encoded by the exons AATTCGCTCCAAGCGAGGACCCGTTCGAATTTCACAACAATTTACAAGGTCTCGGATGCAAAAGCTCCCGATCCCTCTAGAATCTACATCAATAGGATCACCGAGGAACCGACCTGCCGGCGAAGCGGGAGggaggcgatggcggcggcggcgctgctgaAGTCGCTGCGGAGCGAGGCCGTCTCCAGCGGCCCCAGGCTCAGGCACCTCCCGTCGCTCAG GAGGACCTTCTCGCTGTACGACCAGATCAACCTCATCGACAGCGTCCCCGAAGACCAGCTACGTTTCCAAAC GTATGATGACACTGGATTCAAGATTAACAACATAAAGTACGAAGGCAGCTTGCTGATAGTAGAAAACAGGATCATGACATGGGCACCCAAAACTTTTGCGGAGATAACTGCTGAAAG TTTATCGATCTTCAAAGTTGTGCACCCTATCGCAG AGATCTTGATTCTTGGTTGTGGAAGACACATTCAGCCGGTCAGTCCCGAGCTGCGGAAGTTCATTCGGTCAACTGGAATGAAACTGGAAGCAGTCGATTCG AGGAACGCGGTTTCGACCTATAATATTCTGAATGAAGAGGGCAGACCGGTGGCAGCTGCGGTTCTTCCACACGGAGTCACTTGTTAA
- the LOC133907665 gene encoding tobamovirus multiplication protein 2B produces the protein MATAAGGGGRGGGGGAKTVVAEQIAQAVQSTSNLLQLMEESSPAQIHLAKLPKNLLAKASFAKNTEQVLHQLPQVISSLDAYMDRSLQSASQIKTVTQLLSNMENTQLRSIVPSSQLKKDQKNTEPEELRVE, from the exons ATGGCTACGGCAgccggcggcggagggcgaggaggaggaggaggagcgaagACGGTGGTGGCGGAGCAGATAGCGCAGGCGGTGCAGTCCACCTCCAACCTTCTCCAGCTTATGGAAGAGTCCTCCCCCGCGCAG ATTCACTTGGCAAAACTTCCCAAGAACCTCTTGGCAAAAGCATCTTTTGCAAAGAACACAGAGCAG GTGCTACACCAACTACCTCAAGTAATTTCTTCCTTGGATGCTTATATGGACAGGAGTTTGCAAAG CGCCTCTCAAATTAAGACTGTCACACAACTGTTGTCAAACATGGAGAACACTCAGTTGAGATCCATCGTGCCTTCCTCTCAACtgaagaaagatcaaaagaatacCGAACCTGAAGAACTCAGGGTTGAGTGA
- the LOC133907761 gene encoding tobamovirus multiplication protein 2A: MAACRGFFECLLKLLNFFLAVAGLAMVGYGIYLLVEWMKISGAGGESPAPTEVLIFARPLMGAVALGDGFLDNLPKAWFIYLFIGMGAIVFLVSLFGCIGAGARNTCCLCFYAFLVILLILAEAGAAAFIFFDHSWKDVIPVDKTHNFDVMYDFLKENWEIARWVALGVLIFEALLFLLALVVRAMNKPAEYDSDDEIIAIGRTPSIRQPLIHSQNVPATGVPVPTLDQRASRIDVWSQRMREKYGLDTSHYTYNPSDPSRYQQNGAPPAEERSRCTIM, encoded by the exons atggCGGCGTGCCGGGGGTTCTTCGAGTGCCTGCTAAAGCTGCTCAACTTTTTCCTCGCCGTCGCTGGCCTCGCCATGGTCGGATACGGGATCTACCTGCTCGTCGAGTGGATGAAGATATCCGGCGCGGGCGGGGAGTCGCCGGCGCCGACGGAGGTGCTCATCTTCGCCCGCCCGTTGATGGGGGCCGTCGCCCTCGGTGACGGGTTCCTCGACAACCTACCCAAAGCATG GTTTATTTATCTGTTCATTGGTATGGGTGCTATCGTCTTCCTTGTGTCTCTGTTTGGCTGCATCGGAGCAGGGGCAAGAAACACCTGCTGCTTGTGTTTC TATGCTTTCTTGGTCATATTGTTGATCCTTGCTGAGGCGGGAGCTGCTGCATTCATTTTCTTTGACCATAGCTGGAAAGAT GTAATTCCAGTGGACAAGACACATAACTTTGATGTTATGTATGACTTTCTGAAGGAAAACTGGGAGATTGCAAGATGGGTTGCTCTTGGTGTTCTCATATTTGAG GCATTGCTTTTTCTGTTAGCTCTGGTTGTAAGGGCAATGAACAAACCCGCTGAGTATGACAGTGATGATGAAATCATTGCAATTGGCCGCACCCCTAGCATCCGGCAGCCATTGATCCATTCCCAAAATGTTCCTGCCACTGGCGTTCCCGTCCCAACACTTGATCAACGTGCAAGCAGAATTGATGTGTGGAGCCAAAGGATGCGAGAGAAG TATGGTCTGGACACAAGCCACTACACGTACAACCCTTCAGATCCAAGCAGGTACCAACAAAATGGTGCACCTCCGGCTGAGGAAAGGAGTCGTTGCACAATAATGTGA
- the LOC133907760 gene encoding probable methyltransferase PMT2, with the protein MRGSRMNLGDRRTRNTMMIVIVMGLCCFFYILGAWQKSGTGRGDSIALRVNQETDCTILPNLHFETHHSINGVNPLIMTNKVIEPCRVRYRDYTPCQDQNRAMTFPRENMAYRERHCPAENEKLHCLIPAPKGYVTPFPWPKSRDYVPYANAPYKSLTVEKAVQNWIQFQGDVFKFPGGGTMFPNGAKAYIDELASIIPLADGTIRTALDTGCGVASFGAYLMDRNILTMSFAPRDSHKAQVQFALERGVPAVIGVLGTIKLPYPSRSFDMAHCSRCLISWESNDGMYMMEVDRVLRPGGYWILSGPPINWAKYYQTWKRSKQDAKEHQSRIENIAEMLCWDKIYEKGDTAIWQKKANSHSCHQNNGHASKMCNVQDADNVWYKKMESCITPTGEAAQLKKFPERLSVIPPRILEGHAPGVTEEVYEEDNKLWKKHVNTYKRVNKLIGSSRYRNIMDMNAGLGSFAAALDSPRSWVMNVVPTISERNTLSIIYERGLIGIYHDWCEAFSTYPRTYDLIHANGIFSLYQNKCDAEDILLEMDRILRPEGAVILRDTVDVLNKVRSTVAGMRWKSKLLDHEDGPHVPEKILISVKEYWAGSGEENSS; encoded by the exons ATGAGGGGCTCAAGAATGAATCTAGGCGATCGTAGAACGCGGAACACGATGATGATAGTAATTGTGATGGGTTTGTGCTGCTTCTTTTACATACTAGGCGCTTGGCAGAAAAGTGGGACAGGAAGGGGTGATAGTATAGCTCTGAGGGTTAACCAAGAAACAGACTGTACAATCTTGCCAAATTTGCACTTTGAGACCCATCATAGCATAAATGGTGTCAATCCATTGATCATGACCAATAAAGTGATTGAACCATGCCGCGTCCGATACAGGGACTACACTCCTTGTCAAGACCAGAACCGAGCAATGACCTTTCCTAGAGAAAATATGGCCTACAGAGAAAGGCATTGTCCTGCAGAGAATGAGAAACTGCACTGTCTAATCCCAGCACCGAAAGGCTACGTGACCCCTTTCCCTTGGCCCAAGAGCCGTGACTATGTTCCATATGCCAATGCTCCGTATAAGAGTCTGACAGTCGAGAAAGCTGTTCAGAACTGGATCCAATTTCAGGGAGATGTGTTCAAATTTCCAGGAGGAGGGACGATGTTTCCCAACGGGGCGAAAGCTTACATTGATGAACTTGCATCCATCATCCCTCTTGCTGATGGTACCATCAGAACTGCACTTGATACTGGATGTGGG GTTGCAAGCTTCGGAGCTTACCTAATGGATAGAAATATATTAACCATGTCATTTGCACCCCGAGACTCACACAAAGCTCAGGTTCAATTTGCTTTGGAGCGAGGTGTTCCTGCAGTAATTGGAGTACTTGGAACTATAAAGCTCCCGTACCCCTCTAGGTCTTTTGATATGGCCCATTGCTCACGCTGCTTAATCTCTTGGGAGTCAAATG ATGGGATGTACATGATGGAAGTAGACCGGGTTCTGAGGCCTGGGGGTTATTGGATACTATCTGGACCTCCCATCAATTGGGCGAAATACTACCAAACATGGAAAAGGTCTAAACAAGATGCCAAGGAACATCAAAGTAGAATTGAAAACATTGCTGAAATGCTTTGCTGGGATAAAATCTACGAGAAGGGGGATACTGCTATTTGGCAGAAAAAAGCAAACTCACATTcgtgtcatcaaaacaatggTCATGCTAGCAAGATGTGCAACGTTCAAGATGCAGATAATGTCTG GTATAAGAAAATGGAATCTTGTATAACACCTACCGGAGAGGCAGCACAGTTAAAGAAGTTTCCAGAGAGACTATCTGTCATCCCTCCCAGAATTCTGGAGGGCCATGCACCTGGTGTTACAGAAGAAGTCTATGAGGAGGATAATAAGCTGTGGAAGAAGCATGTCAATACTTACAAGAGGGTGAACAAGCTGATAGGTTCTTCAAGGTATAGGAATATTATGGACATGAATGCGGGCCTTGGAAGTTTCGCTGCAGCGCTTGATTCTCCCAGGTCCTGGGTAATGAACGTTGTGCCCACTATATCTGAGAGGAACACTCTCAGTATCATCTATGAGCGAGGTCTGATTGGCATATACCATGATTG GTGTGAAGCCTTCTCTACATACCCTAGGACATACGATCTGATACATGCCAATGGCATCTTCAGTTTATATcagaacaa GTGTGACGCTGAAGACATTCTTCTGGAGATGGATAGGATTTTACGGCCCGAGGGTGCAGTCATACTGCGGGACACTGTTGATGTACTGAACAAGGTTAGAAGCACAGTGGCCGGGATGCGGTGGAAATCCAAGTTACTTGATCACGAAGACGGCCCTCACGTTCctgagaaaattttgatttCAGTGAAAGAATATTGGGCTGGCAGCGGAGAAGAGAACAGTTCGTAG